CAACACGTACACCCTCGTCTCGCAGCACCCTCATAATCTTTGGACTCCCGTATAAACGCCGAGAGGCAAGAAAGATGTGATGAATACGTCGAGTGAGATTCATTCGGCGATATGTACGCTCGCTAATAGGGCACTTAACCCATGCATAGTACCCGCTTCGATACACCTGAAACACTTTGCACATCCTCTGAACCGAATAGTCGAAGCGGTGATCGTAGATAAATTGATACCTTACTTCCGGTCTTTGCTGAAG
The Sulfoacidibacillus ferrooxidans DNA segment above includes these coding regions:
- a CDS encoding IS3 family transposase; this encodes LQQRPEVRYQFIYDHRFDYSVQRMCKVFQVYRSGYYAWVKCPISERTYRRMNLTRRIHHIFLASRRLYGSPKIMRVLRDEGVRVGQKTVARIMRENGLKSRTVRKYKATTNSKHNQPVDDNVLNQTFTAERPNQVWMSDITYV